In Triplophysa rosa unplaced genomic scaffold, Trosa_1v2 scaffold966, whole genome shotgun sequence, the following proteins share a genomic window:
- the LOC130551345 gene encoding supervillin-like gives ASELATYIQLNHDLSCRATQVETVEEGVNSQSPIAAEFWKILGGPGSYQPAGSPEEDEKFESAVVETNCIFRLVDDKLLPDDDFWGKVPRTSLLGSKEVLVFDFGSEVYVWHGKEVTLAQRKVAFQLAKHLWNGTFDYTNCDINPLDPGGHNTLIPRKGQGRPDWAIFGRLTEHNETSLFKEKFLDWKDASRLSPNTVMEQLVQIKVSR, from the exons GCATCAGAACTGGCCACTTATATCCAGCTGAACCACGATCTCAGTTGCCGAGCAACACAGGTGGAGACCGTTGAAGAAGGCGTGAACTCTCAAAGTCCCATAGCAGCTGAATTCTGGAAGATTCTTGGAGGACCAGGCAGCTACCAAC CGGCCGGGTCTCCAGAAGAGGACGAGAAGTTTGAAAGCGCAGTTGTGGAGACGAACTGCATCTTTCGTCTGGTGGATGATAAACTGCTTCCCGATGATGATTTCTGGGGAAAAGTGCCTCGCACTTCCCTGCTGGGCTCTAAAGAG GTGCTTGTGTTTGACTTTGGTAGTGAAGTTTACGTCTGGCACGGTAAAGAGGTGACGCTTGCACAGAGGAAGGTGGCGTTTCAGCTGGCCAAACATCTTTGGAATGGCACCTTCGATTATACCAACTGTGACATCAACCCGCTGGACCCTGGAGGACACAACACTCTCATACCAAG GAAAGGTCAAGGACGGCCTGACTGGGCCATATTTGGTCGTCTGACTGAACATAATGAAACAAGTCTTTTTAAAGAGAAGTTTCTGGACTGGAAAGATGCTTCTAGACTGTCACCAAATA